Genomic segment of Cytobacillus suaedae:
ATTAAAGAGGATAGTGGAAGAATTGTTGCCCCTATTGGACGTAAATCTGACAGCATCATTGAACGAGAGGTACGCGATGATGGGCAATTTGCAGCAACAAATTACACAGTTCTAAAGAGATACGATAAACATACTCATGTATCCTTAAAGCTTGAAACAGGACGCACTCATCAAATTAGAGTACATATGACATATCAAGGACATCCACTATTAGGTGACACATTATATGGTGGCAACCGAACTCTGATAAATAGACAGGCACTCCACTGCTGTGAGGTCCGTTTCCTTCATCCGATATTACTGGAAGAAATGGAATTTGAGTCCGATTTACCTGAAGATATGAAAGAACTGTTAAAAGAATAAGCTGAAAAAAGTGCCGCTAAGCAAGGGTGCTTTTTTTAATAGATAAATACCAAATCCGAGGCTGATTGGGACAGGTTGAGTAGTACCCAGGAAAAATGAGTCCGAATCCCGAGCAGATTCGGACAGGTTGAGTAGTACCCAGTAAATACGAGTCCGAATTCCGAGCTGATTCGGACAAGTTGAGTAATACCAAGGAGAAACGAGTCCGAATCCAGCTCTGATTCAGACAGGTTGAGTAGTAGCAAGGTAAAACGAGTCCAAATCCAGCTCTGATTCGGACAGGTTGAATAGTACCAAGGCAAAACGAGTCCGAATCGAGCTCTGATTCAGACAGGTTGAGTTGTCCCAAGGAAAAACGAGTCCGAATCGAGCTCTGATTCAGACAGGTTGAGTAGTAGCAAGGTAAAACTTGTCCGAATCCAGCTCTGATTCGGACAAGTTGAATAGTACCAAAGAAAAACGAGTCCGAATCCAGCTCTGATTCAGACAGGTTGGGTAGTACCAAGGAGAGACGAGTCCAAATCCAGCTCTAATTCAGTTATTAATCCAACACCCTAAACTTCTCCTCAACATAAGGCATTGTAGAAGGTACAGACACAGTTTCCATCTCAGGATAACGAAGAGCAGTCAATTTATTACCAAATACCGCCCCAGTATCAATGTTAATCGTATTATTAACAATTCTAGGCTCTTTCACTGGAGTGTGTCCATAAACAATCCAAGCTTTGCCTTTATACTGCTTCGCCCAATCACGCCTAACAGGCGACCCATCTAAATGCTTTTCTCCAGTTATATCGCCGTAAAGAACAAATGTCTTAACTTTCTTATCTGTTCGACCAATATAATCTTCGCGTATACCTGCATGAGCAATCACTACTTTTCCATTGTCTAACTGATGATAAAGAGGAGCATGCTCATATAGGGTTCGAAACTTATGATTAATTCTCTTTTGATCTCGTGTAGGTAATGCTTCATATTCTGCAACCGTCGTCTCTAACCCATGGGTAGTTTGCACCTTACTGCCTTGGAAAAAGCGATAGAGCTTATTGCAATGGTTACCAGGTACATAATAGGCATCCTTTTTTTCAACAACGAGATTGTATAGCAGCTCAATTACTTTGAGAG
This window contains:
- the prpE gene encoding bis(5'-nucleosyl)-tetraphosphatase PrpE, producing MKLDIIGDIHGCYDELVTIVEELGYKWVEDIPIHPEGRKLAFVGDLTDRGPHSLKVIELLYNLVVEKKDAYYVPGNHCNKLYRFFQGSKVQTTHGLETTVAEYEALPTRDQKRINHKFRTLYEHAPLYHQLDNGKVVIAHAGIREDYIGRTDKKVKTFVLYGDITGEKHLDGSPVRRDWAKQYKGKAWIVYGHTPVKEPRIVNNTINIDTGAVFGNKLTALRYPEMETVSVPSTMPYVEEKFRVLD